A single Lolium perenne isolate Kyuss_39 chromosome 6, Kyuss_2.0, whole genome shotgun sequence DNA region contains:
- the LOC127308027 gene encoding uncharacterized protein gives MAADKCAGAGAITRCELCGGVAAVHCEADSAFLCAACDAKVHGANFLASRHLRRRLVLAPNDDDSEPGSATDLDSDSSSSCVSTADSCAPARRAGRRKMTTGGRSRNRRARAEAVLEGWAKRMGLARGPARRRAARAARALRALGRGVSASRVPLRVAMAAALWAEVAGAGCGDAALLRRLEASAHVPARMLVAVASWMARAAGRAAAPAEEGWAECS, from the coding sequence ATGGCGGCCGACAagtgcgccggcgccggcgcgatCACGCGGTGCGAGCTCTGCGGGGGCGTGGCGGCGGTGCActgcgaggcggactcggccttCCTCTGCGCGGCCTGCGACGCCAAGGTGCACGGCGCCAACTTCCTCGCCTCCAggcacctccgccgccgcctcgtccTCGCCCCCAACGACGACGACAGCGAGCCCGGATCGGCCACGGACCTGGACTCCGACTCGTCCAGCTCCTGCGTGTCGACCGCCGACTCCTGCGCCCCGGCGCGGCGGGcagggaggaggaagatgacgacGGGCGGGCGCAGCAGGAACCGGCGCGCGCGCGCGGAGGCGGTGCTGGAGGGGTGGGCGAAGCGGATGGGCCTCGCGCGGGGCCCCGCGCGGCGGCGGGCCGCCAGGGCGGCGCGCGCGCTCCGGGCGCTCGGCCGCGGCGTGTCCGCCTCGCGCGTCCCGCTCCGCGTCGCCATGGCCGCCGCGCTCTGGGCGGAGGTCGCCGGCGCCGGGTGCGGGGACGCCGCGCTGCTCCGCCGGCTCGAGGCCAGCGCGCACGTGCCGGCCAGGATGCTGGTCGCCGTGGCGTCCTGGATGGCGCGCGCCGCGGGCCGGGCCGCCGCGCCCGCCGAGGAAGGATGGGCCGAGTGCTCATGA